Below is a genomic region from Nitrospiraceae bacterium.
CAGGCCGCCCCAATTCTTGAAATAGCGAAGGAGATCCCGCACGGAGAGAATGCCGCTCACTTGACCGTCCTCTGTGATGGCAAGATGGCGAATCCCATGTTCCGCCATCAGATCACTGGCATCATGTGCGGATCGAGCAATGTCGATCGTGATGAGGGGTCGGCTCATAACCATGTGAACCAATGTCTCATGCGCAAGTTTCGATTCCGCCATACACCGGCGGACCAAATCCGATTCACTCACGATCCCGCAATAGTCTCCATGGTCCTGTACCAGCAGGGCCCCGACTTTGGCTTCGCGCATGAGCTGCGCCGCCTCCAACAGACTGGCGTCTGGACTGATCGTCTGCAACACTCGCTGCATCAACATTGCGAGGGGCCGTTGGATGGTTCCACTGTGGATGGGCATGACACTCTTCTCGAATGAATGAGGAAGGCATAGTACTCAAGCATTCTTCATCCTGTCAACGAAACACCGGCCCCTACGGTTGGCTTGAGCGCTTCGATAACTTCATTGCCGGATCGGTGGGCGGTTGCTATACTGCCGCCAAGTTGGTCAAGGCCCGATAGGAATTTCATTTGTATGCATATTAGCGTCATCGGAACGGGATACGTAGGGCTCGTCACAGGGGCCTGTTTTGCCGAGTTTGGTGTCAATGCCACCTGCATGGACACCAATGCCAAACGGATCGGCAAACTCGAAAAAGGGCATGTTCCATTTTATGAGCCCGGGTTGACGGACTTGGTCGCGAAAGGCATCAAGGAAGGACGACTGAGCTTTACCACAGACGTCGCAAAAGCTGTCGAAAAGGCGCTCGTCATTTTCATCGCAGTCGGCACTCCCCCGCGAGGCGACGGATCGGCCGATCTCTCCTATGTGGAAGAAGTGGGCCGCGGCATTGCCAAGAACATGACGGGATATAAGGTCATCGTGACCAAATCGACCGTACCGGTCGGTACGGGAGAGACCTTGCGGAAGGTCATTACCGCAAGTCAGTC
It encodes:
- a CDS encoding CBS domain-containing protein — encoded protein: MPIHSGTIQRPLAMLMQRVLQTISPDASLLEAAQLMREAKVGALLVQDHGDYCGIVSESDLVRRCMAESKLAHETLVHMVMSRPLITIDIARSAHDASDLMAEHGIRHLAITEDGQVSGILSVRDLLRYFKNWGGL